The nucleotide window CAGCAACAAACACCCTTAAAGCTACTGTGCCTGTAGGAAGCCTCCCTGCCGGAGTTGCAGTCAGTCCGGACGGAACAAAGGTATATGTAGCGAACCGGGGTAGCAACACTGTTTCTGTAATCGACGCAGCTACAAATACTGTTACAGCCATTATGGATGTAGGGAGCGGTCCTAATGGAATTGCAGCTAGTCCGGACGGAACAAATGTATATGTAACGAATATGTACAGTGACACTGTTTCTGTAATCGACGCAGCTACAAATACTGTTACAGCTACAGTGACCATAGGAAGCTATCCCTGGGGAGTTGCAGTTAGCCCGAGTGGAACAAAGGTATACGTATCAAGCACCGGTAGTGATACTGTCTCTGTAATTGACACCGCAACAAACAAGGTTACAGCCACGGTGCCTGTAGGAAGTTCTCCAATTGGAATTGCAGTCAAACCGGACGGAACAAAGGTGTACGTAGCGAACGAAGAAAGTAACACTATCTCCGTAATTGACACAGCTACAAACAAGGTTACAGCTACAGTGACTGTAGGAAACTATCCTCTGGGAATTGCAGTCAAACCGGATGGAACAAAAGTATATGTGGCAAATTCTAACAGCAATACTGTATCTGTAATTGATGCAGCTACAAACAAGGTTACAGTCACTATTCCTGTAGGAAATGAACCTATTGCTTTCGGGCAGTTTATAGGTCCTCTCTCACTGGCTCCTTTCGCAAGTTTTTCTGCGAAATCAACAGAAGGAAAAGCTCCGTTAACTGTTGCCTTTACTGACAAAAGCACAAGATCTCCAACTAAATGGAAATGGGAATTTGGAGACGGAACAACTTCAACCAAACAGAACCCAACTCATAAGTATTCCAAAGTAGGAAGTTATACTGTTAAACTTACAGTAACAAATGCCAAAGGCAACAACACGGCAACAAAACCAGATTATATAAAAGTGGTAACAAAACCGGTTGCAAACTTCTCTGCGAAACCTACTTCAGGAAAAGCCCCATTAACTGTCGATTTTACTGACAAAAGCACAGGAATAGCAACTAAGTGGAAATGGAGCTTTGGGGACGGAAAAGTTTCAACAGAAAAGAATCCCAAACACCGATATTTACAGGAAAGAAACTATAAAGTCACACTTACGGTAAGCAATTTGGCAGGCAGCAGTACTATAATGAAGACAAATTTCATAAAGGTGACAACAAACACAAAGCCGGGAATATACTCCGAAAGTAAATAAAACTGAATTGAAAAAAGAAAAAGATCAAGGCTAAAAGGTAATTGGGATTATTGCTCAAGTGAAATAAAACCATCCTTTTACCTTGTTTGACTGAATTCATAAGTATTTGTAGATTTACAATTTTTCAACGCCTTAGTATCAATGTAAAAATTTTGACTTTTTTAAGCTGATTTGAAATTCTTAATGTCTTCTTTTGTGTTTTTTTCGCTGCAGAGTCGAGAAGTCCATACAAGACTCATTTATACTGGCATCTTTTTCTTGAGTAAACTTTCGTAAATTAAAGAATTTTTGTAAAACTAATATTCAAAGAGAAAGCTAAAAATTGACATATGTTCCAGAATATAACTATTCTGTTATAAAAAAACAAATTAAATAAAGGTAGGATAATGAACATCAACAAAAAACTACATTCAATAGCCTTTGCATCAGTAACTGTAATTTTATATTTAATTTTTGTTTCTTCTGCAGCATCGGCAGTTACTGAACAAAGCGCTTCGCCAGCGGAGTCATATGCATATATTACGAACAATTGGAACAGCTCTGTCTCGGTAGTTAACACAGCTATGGATACTGTTATAACTACTATACCTGTAGGAAGCAATCCTGATGGAGTTGCAGTTAACCCGACTGGAAAGGTATATGTGACGAACAATGGGGATAACACTATCTCGGTAATTGATACAGCTACAAATACGGTTACAGCAACTGTACTTGTAGGAAGCAATCCTGATGGAGTTGCAGTAAACCCGGCTGGAACAAGGGTATATGTAACGAACGCTAACAGTGATACTGTATCTGTTATTGACACAGCAACAAATAAGGTTACAGCCACGGTGCCTGTAGGAAGCTATCCCTGGGGAGTTGCTGTTAACCCGGATGGAACAAAGGCGTATGCGGTGAACTATAATAGTAATACTGTCTCCGTAATTGACACAGCAACAAATAAAGTTGCAGCCACTATTTCTGTAGAAGAATATCCTTCAGGAGTTGCAGTAAGCCCGACAGGAACAAAGGCTTATGTAACTAATAATTATAATGTCTCGGTAATTGACACTACGACAAACAAAGTTACAGCCACTGTGCCTGTAGGAAGCTTGGCTTGGGGAATTGCAGTTAATCCCGACGGGACAAAGGTATATGTGACAAACTCTGACAATGACACTGTTTCTGTAATTGATACGGCAACAAATAAGGTTACAGCCACGGTGCCTGTAGGAAGTGGTCCGGAAGGAATTGCAGTTAACCCGGATGGAACAAAAGTATATGTGGCGAACTATTACAGTGGCACCATCTCTGTAATTAACACAACAACTAATAATGTCACAGCCACAATAAATATAGGATACTATCCAGTTGCTTTCGGGCAGTTTATAGGTTCTGTCCCAGTACCAGAACCAGTAATCCCTGTTGCAAATTTCAGCAGCAATGTCACTGCTGGTTATGCCCCTCTTTCAGTTAAGTTTGTTGATATTTCGAAAAATGCGACAGAATGGAAATGGGATTTTGGAGACGGAACAACTTCAACTCAGCAGAGTCCGGTTCATAAGTATTCAAAGGCAGGAACATATACTGTAAACTTAACAGTAAAAAATGCTGAAGGCAGCAATACAACAATAAAAACAGACTATATAAAAGTGACAGCAAAACCTGTTGCAAACTTCACCAGCAGTGTTACATCAGGAAAAGTGCCATTAAATGTCGTCTTTACTGACACAAGCACAGGAACGCCTGCTGGATGGAAATGGAACTTTGGAGATGGAACTACTTCAACCCAGCAGAAACCGACTCATAAGTACTCTAAAGCAGGAACATATACTGTAAACTTAACGGTAAAGAACGCTGCAGGTAGTAACACGGCAACAAAAACAGATTATATAAGTGTGACAGAAAAACCGGTTGCAAACTTCACCAGCAGTGTTACATCAGGAAAATTACCATTAAGTGTTACCTTTACTGATAAAAGTACTGGGACACCAACTAAATGGAAATGGAGTTTCGGAGACGGAACTACTTCAACCCAGCAGAATCCCATTCATAAGTATTCAAAGGCAGGAACATATACTGTAAACTTAACAGTAACGAATACTATAGGCAGTATCACTGTAACAAAAACAAACTATATAAAAGTTGTAACAAAACCGGTTGCAGACTTCACCAGTAGTGTTACATCAGGAAAAGCACCAATAAATATCGCCTTCAGTGATACAAGCACAGAAACACCAATAAAGTGGCAGTGGAATTTTGGAGACGGGACAACCTCAACCCAGCAGAATCCCATTCATAAGTATTCAAAGGCAGGAACATATACTGTAAACTTAACAGTAACGAATGCTGCAGGCAGTAACACGGCAACAAAAACAAATTATATAAAAGTGATAGAAAAACCGATTGCTGCAATCTCTGCGAAGTCTACCTCATGAAAACAACAATAAATGTCGCTTTTACTGACAAGAGTACAGGAACACAACTTCACGGAAATGTAAATTTGGAGATGAAACAAACTCAATAGTTTAAATTTGATATGTGAGTGTTCAAAAGCAAGAAATTATACGGTGACATTACAGTAAGCAACGCTGCTATAACACAATAACAAAAACGAATACATAAAAACAAATCACGTAAAAACAGACTACGTAAAAACAGACTACGTAAAAACAGACTACGTAAAAACAAATTACATAAAAGTACAACAAATACAAGATCAGATAAACACTGAAAGCAGTAGCCCTTAAATTGAAAAAAGAAAAAGATCACAAGACTAAAGGGTAGTGGGGAAATCATTTATTAAGTCTGACAAAAAATTATTTTTGTCTTATTTGATCAGAGTTGAGAATTTGCCTTCTCTTTTCGCTTTGAGTGATTAATTCTGGTCCTAAATATTGAGTTTTTTACTCCATTTGAGACTTTTAAAATCCAGTTATTTTTATGCCAAATATCCGTTTTTTCTATATAAATCCATATTTACCACTGTTTTATGGGAAAAACTCCCGTAAATTGAATGATCTACATAAATCTGCATTTCATAAATTTATATAGTATTTTTACATTTTCATCTTTTTATATTTTAATTTTTTACTTATAAACTTTTAGTTTTTTTACATGTAGTTTTTAAATTATTTATATAGGTTCATTTTAGAATTCAAAATTTATTATTTATTATTCTTTTTGAAAAATTATAGAATTTACGATACTAGAAACATACCCCCAAAAATTTTGATAGTTGAAAACAAAATAGCTTTTAGGATAGGCTCAATAAATGTAGTCTTTCTGAAATTGGTTTTTGTATTTCTGAGACTTCCAATTTATAATAATTGATTAACTTTTTTAGATAGTACTCAGGCATCAAGGTTTAATTTTTCTATAAAAATCTGGCTTATAAAACTATTAAGGAAAGGTTAGTATATGTAATAGTGCACTAGATATAAAGTAAAATTATACACTATAGTATTATAAAATTGAAAATAAGTCATAAGGCCTATATAAAGAGGAATGTTTTGTTATTAGATTTATTTTATGTGATAATTATAAATTAGCGGAAAATTTTGGATCAAGGTTCTTTAATTATTGTTTTAGCGGATGATATATGCACAATGAACTGCATGTAATTTCCTTGATAATACTAAAAGATATTATTAATAAAATTAGAAAGGTACTATCATGAAAAAAAATTTGAAAACAAAAAACAGTTTAAATGTAAGGAAAAAAGCAGCAATCCTCAGTGGATTTCTGGTTCTACTTATGATTATAGGCTCCTCGATAGCGATAGCTGATACGAACTCTTCGGACAATAATAAAGCCTTAAAGGTTGGACTTGCACCAATAAACCCCGATTTTGTAAAGTATCAGCAAGAAAAAATTTCCAATCAGCTATCTTTTGAGGGACATAAAGCTGGTTTAATCCCCTCAATTGTGGATCTTAGTCATCTGGGCAGTGTTTCTAGCAGAATAGCATCTTATCAATCAAAATATGATCTGCGGAGCCTGAACAAAGT belongs to Methanosarcina barkeri 3 and includes:
- a CDS encoding PKD domain-containing protein is translated as MKTNKKLNSVALTSIALILFLIFVSSAASAATERSTSSLGKYAYITNELDSTLSIIDTTTNTVTATVPAGNEPAAVAVNPDGTKVYVANFYLWNDETILSESTDTKLAFLERTAEHVASDEGAISVIDTATNTLKATVPVGSLPAGVAVSPDGTKVYVANRGSNTVSVIDAATNTVTAIMDVGSGPNGIAASPDGTNVYVTNMYSDTVSVIDAATNTVTATVTIGSYPWGVAVSPSGTKVYVSSTGSDTVSVIDTATNKVTATVPVGSSPIGIAVKPDGTKVYVANEESNTISVIDTATNKVTATVTVGNYPLGIAVKPDGTKVYVANSNSNTVSVIDAATNKVTVTIPVGNEPIAFGQFIGPLSLAPFASFSAKSTEGKAPLTVAFTDKSTRSPTKWKWEFGDGTTSTKQNPTHKYSKVGSYTVKLTVTNAKGNNTATKPDYIKVVTKPVANFSAKPTSGKAPLTVDFTDKSTGIATKWKWSFGDGKVSTEKNPKHRYLQERNYKVTLTVSNLAGSSTIMKTNFIKVTTNTKPGIYSESK
- a CDS encoding PKD domain-containing protein, yielding MNINKKLHSIAFASVTVILYLIFVSSAASAVTEQSASPAESYAYITNNWNSSVSVVNTAMDTVITTIPVGSNPDGVAVNPTGKVYVTNNGDNTISVIDTATNTVTATVLVGSNPDGVAVNPAGTRVYVTNANSDTVSVIDTATNKVTATVPVGSYPWGVAVNPDGTKAYAVNYNSNTVSVIDTATNKVAATISVEEYPSGVAVSPTGTKAYVTNNYNVSVIDTTTNKVTATVPVGSLAWGIAVNPDGTKVYVTNSDNDTVSVIDTATNKVTATVPVGSGPEGIAVNPDGTKVYVANYYSGTISVINTTTNNVTATINIGYYPVAFGQFIGSVPVPEPVIPVANFSSNVTAGYAPLSVKFVDISKNATEWKWDFGDGTTSTQQSPVHKYSKAGTYTVNLTVKNAEGSNTTIKTDYIKVTAKPVANFTSSVTSGKVPLNVVFTDTSTGTPAGWKWNFGDGTTSTQQKPTHKYSKAGTYTVNLTVKNAAGSNTATKTDYISVTEKPVANFTSSVTSGKLPLSVTFTDKSTGTPTKWKWSFGDGTTSTQQNPIHKYSKAGTYTVNLTVTNTIGSITVTKTNYIKVVTKPVADFTSSVTSGKAPINIAFSDTSTETPIKWQWNFGDGTTSTQQNPIHKYSKAGTYTVNLTVTNAAGSNTATKTNYIKVIEKPIAAISAKSTS